From the Micromonospora echinofusca genome, the window GGATTCGTCGAGGGCTACCTGCTCAGCCACGGCCAGGATGCCGCCGTCGTGCCGTTCGGCCGGCGGGGACGGGGAGCCGCCGAACGCTGACCGTCGGGCCCGCCGCGCACCGACCGCACGCCTCCGGGGCGCCGGCCGGCAGCCACCGCTCGGGCGGGGATTGAGCCGTCCCGCCCGGGGTACGCTGTCGCGCGTGCCGCCGTTGAATCTGGGCAACCAGCAGCCGAGGACCCCGTTGGACGCCGAGCAGGCCTGGCGGACGACCGCCGGTCGGTCGGCCGGGACCGTGCTCTTCTTCGACTTCGACGGCACCCTGGCGCCGGTCGACGACGATCCCACCGCCGTCCGCCCCGCCCCGAAGGTGCTGGCCGCGATCGAGGCGCTCGCCCCGGTGGTCCGGCGCGTCGCGATCGTCTCCGCACGCCCGGTCGACTTCCTCCGGGACCACCTCGGCGGCCTGTCCGGCGTCGACCTCTACGGCCTCTACGGCCTGGAGCACAGCCACTCCGGCGGCGAGACCGTGACGGAGCCGGCGGCCCTGCCCTGGGTGCCCACCATGGCCGAGCTGAACGACCTGGCCCGGGCCGAGCTGCCCGAGGGCACCCTGGTGGAGTACAAGCGGCTCTCCGTGGCGCTGCACTGGCGCACCGCGCCGCAGCTCGGCGCGGACGTGGAGCGGTGGGGTCGGGCCCAGGCCGAGCGGCTCGGGCTCAAGGTCCAGGCCGGGCGCATGGTGCTGGAGCTCAAGCCGCCGGTCGACCGCGACAAGGGCATGGTGATCGACGAGATCGTCCGGGACGCCGAGGGCGCCTGGTACTTCGG encodes:
- the otsB gene encoding trehalose-phosphatase, whose amino-acid sequence is MPPLNLGNQQPRTPLDAEQAWRTTAGRSAGTVLFFDFDGTLAPVDDDPTAVRPAPKVLAAIEALAPVVRRVAIVSARPVDFLRDHLGGLSGVDLYGLYGLEHSHSGGETVTEPAALPWVPTMAELNDLARAELPEGTLVEYKRLSVALHWRTAPQLGADVERWGRAQAERLGLKVQAGRMVLELKPPVDRDKGMVIDEIVRDAEGAWYFGDDVSDIKAFAALRARAAADPHFFGVCVAVANPETGHEVAEAADLTLDSPAALGDFLTDATRHLT